A segment of the Bacteroidales bacterium genome:
CACACCCAGCAAATTATCATCATCCGGAACCTTATACTTAATAACAGCCCCTCCGGGAGTATTAGTAACCTTCACAATGGTAACAGGTGCAGGTGCAGGTGCATCATCATCAACATAGTCAACTCTTCCCTCTTCTTTACAACCAATTATGGCAAGAGGAATCAATATGGATAAAATACATATTATTCTTTTCATATGTAATATAA
Coding sequences within it:
- a CDS encoding DUF4959 domain-containing protein, which produces MKRIICILSILIPLAIIGCKEEGRVDYVDDDAPAPAPVTIVKVTNTPGGAVIKYKVPDDDNLLGVKVVYTRNGEVCESKASKYADTLVVQGFGNTDPQMVNLYS